A genomic stretch from Plasmodium reichenowi strain SY57 chromosome 2, whole genome shotgun sequence includes:
- a CDS encoding exported protein (hyp9) yields MGYSNNKFNIFILWNNIILYFILIVTFTFYNKDFFNKYNGEKSNIGASFNFGNNRSLAEYYKNKDGYNVLRINLDHKNLKGVLGNMHPEIKMVEVDSESICPGTNEVNLKVLTNIPPDMIKVNAKSENMSVGEWDYIMQYYGHSTPKEVSKLDLEIKDKIEKKIKKKKRKTPLIRYIAEIVGYGIILIPGFPVLVGVVVVGFCILIFMGKKSAKNYFSTIKKWLF; encoded by the exons ATGGGttattcaaataataaatttaatatttttatattatggaataatattattttgtatttcaTTCTTATAGTTACATTTACCTTTTATAACAAG gATTTCTTTAATAAGTATAATGGTGAAAAATCAAACATAGGGGcttcatttaattttgGAAATAATAGATCATTAGCagaatattataagaaCAAAGATGGGTATAATGTATTAAGAATAAATTTGGATCACAAAAATCTTAAAGGTGTCTTAGGGAATATGCATCctgaaataaaaatggtaGAAGTTGATTCAGAAAGTATATGCCCTGGTACAAATGAAGTTAATTTAAAGGTTCTTACCAATATACCACCAGATATGATTAAAGTAAATGCAAAAAGTGAAAATATGTCAGTAGGAGAATGGGATTATATTATGCAATATTATGGTCATTCAACGCCTAAGGAAGTATCTAAATTAGATTTAGAAATAAAAGACAAaatagaaaagaaaattaaaaagaagaaaagaaaaacacCTTTGATAAGATATATTGCAGAAATTGTAGGTTATggtattattttaattcCTGGTTTTCCTGTTCTTGTTGGTGTAGTAGTTGTTGGATTTTGTATATTGATCTTTATGGGTAAAAAATCTgcaaaaaattattttagTACAATTAAGAAATGgcttttttaa
- a CDS encoding exported protein (hyp9), with protein sequence MINKEKISANNHEIAKSYLYVYTDKSMYNENVQNLIKYKKGKWKKVFKFLNLFVFIFLFVYIGDYLGNELSYQKNDVESFTEFRINRLLVERKNGKDKDNKKTHFNRLEVDFSNNMNREDYMEVDSECRVLDVNSMNTSDGKYEVKVTMQTALTPRDINIYVLNNSMNRKEWDKIIKDIYKDDNGNEISEGKKKIKKKKLIKYVVDVLGYAVLIVLLIPCSPFILFGGIGRCTFNSKESGKDYFKAVWNALF encoded by the exons ATGATtaataaggaaaaaataagtGCTAATAATCATGAAATAGCAAAatcttatttatatgtatatacgGATAAATCTATGTATAATGAGAATGTtcaaaatttaataaaatacaaaaaaggaaaatggaaaaaagtgtttaaatttttgaatttgtttgtatttatttttctttttgtatACATTGGCGAT TATTTAGGTAATGAACTGAGCTATCAAAAGAACGACGTAGAAAGTTTTACAGAATTTAGAATTAATAGATTATTAGTTGAAAGGAAAAATGGAAaagataaagataataagAAAACTCATTTTAATAGATTAGAAGTAGATTttagtaataatatgaatagGGAAGATTATATGGAAGTAGATAGTGAGTGTCGAGTGTTAGATGTAAATTCAATGAATACAAGTGATGGAAAATATGAAGTAAAAGTAACGATGCAAACTGCATTAACTCCAAGggatataaatatatatgtattaaataattctaTGAATAGAAAGGAATGggataaaattataaaagatatatataaggaTGATAATGGCAATGAAATTTCTGAgggtaaaaaaaaaattaagaaaaagaagcttataaaatatgtagTGGATGTGTTGGGATATGCCGTATTAATTGTTCTTTTAATACCTTGTTCcccttttattttatttggAGGTATTGGTAGATGCACATTTAATTCAAAAGAATCGGGTAAAGATTATTTTAAAGCTGTATGGAATGCACtgttttaa
- a CDS encoding cytoadherence linked asexual protein 2, which translates to MVSSVKSSFCFLIFFLYLKENVICSINDNVNENITEALDEYEFGNENINESITENVNVNENVTENEKANLICNDDNNNIEELKSMIGNDELHKNLSILEKLILDSLKKDKLKLPLIKEGTEEYLDISKFKKKILTDSDDKTYILPTLESSFYDITKYEHILKEQLIEEYNSKISDEVKKKLLIVRTLKTIKLMLIPLNAYKEKNDLKIALEELNNVITHRTYETLKKSPVENPGEFFRKLLTHVKEVKESKEIENKGEYLILGNDKIEIMDAYDFFFTTNSNVKFMETLDSISNQYGLGLINDLGPHLIALGHFMVLKLALKNYKNYFEAKNTKFFSWQKILEFSLTDRFKILDMMCDRDVVYYSQDKRRKTYLNVDTSGSSMECNILEFLIHYFNKYQLEIIKATQDTDFELHGMMEHQNIKDYFFSFMCNDPKECIIYHTNQFKKEANEENTFPEEPNREISAYNLYLNYYYFMKRYSSYGIKKTLYVHLLNLTGLLNYDTRSYVTSLYLPGYYNVVEMSFTEDVEFTTLFDNLLKCIKKCHKEETNTNTSLIESNSSHNYFLHEITKCDLCKGAFLYSNMKFEEVPSMLQKFYIYLTEGLRIQKVSFLMKTLDIYQDYSNFLSHDLNWYTFLFLFRLTSFEEISKKNVGEAMYLNIQDEDSFHKTITTNYWFPSPIKKYYTLYVRKHLPNNLLDELEKLMKSSTLEKMKKSINFLVHVNSFLQLDFFHQLNEPPVGLPRSYPLSLILEHKFKEWMNNSPAGFYFSNYHNPYIRKELHRNVLTGKFEPPKMNKWNEVLKSLIECAYDMYFEQRHVKNLYKNHNIYNINNKIMLMRDSVDLYKKNFKDVIFFADIFNLRKYLTATPLVKKTWDRMYYFIYRNAGNSVNFYKYGIIYGFKINKVYLKEVVDELYSIYNFNTDIFSDTSFLQTVYLLFRKIEDSYRTHRTNDHISVNNIFFMNVANNYSKLSNEEREMEIHNSMASRYYSKTMFAAFQMLFSTMLSNDANNLDKIYGKSNSIQVATSTTAFLTFAYVYNGSIMDSLTNRLLPPYAKKPITQLKYGKTFVFSNYFMLASKIYDMLNYKNLSLLCEYQAVASANYYSDKKLGQFIGRKYFPLTTYYLSLRIRASYSWVHGPEKPGGENARKGPDVSGSGNRGDPTPGKFFFNWKSDAPIYLYFYFFSNLYLDSAKYFPGGFSTSLKEQTEHVSQKGFTKKPIVHEPTKNLILSVTNGFMYAFCFYSIIPLYAYFENVNFYIISNFRFLDRYYNAFNKYFINFFKTKLKKYTTDVFIKYEYDAYTSMKKYGYLNEVIGSRLSSKNKIVKYIYDSNDDIMNNLRRYDMENRFKNKMSTYVDEYAFFDDCGKNEVFLNDRCDYCPIVEDLYEPDTKEYQPQTSDIQKVTDKNTTYINYEKLLEESYSQETESDNIDDEKDDDLPDDELMITRLQ; encoded by the exons atggTATCATCCGTTAAATcatcattttgttttttaattttctttttatatttaaaagaaaatgttatatgttctataaatgataatgtaaatgaaaatataactGAAGCGCTAGATGAATATGAATTTggaaatgaaaatataaatgaaagCATAACTGAAAATGTAAATgtaaatgaaaatgtaactgaaaatgaaaaagctaatttaatttgtaatgatgataataataatattgaagAGTTAAAATCCATGATTGGAAATGATGAATTACATAAGAATTTAAGCATACTTGAAAAACTTATTTTAGATTCTTTgaaaaaagataaattaaaactccctttaataaaagaagGAACTGAAGAATATTTGGATATATctaaatttaaaaaaaaaatattaactGATTCTGATgataaaacatatattttaccGACATTGGAATCTAGTTTTTATgatattacaaaatatgaacacatattaaaagaacaattaatagaagaatataattcaaaaatatctgatgaagtaaaaaaaaaattactCATTGTAAGAACATTGAAAACTATAAAATTAATGCTTATACCATTAAATGcatataaagaaaagaatGATTTGAAAATTGCACTagaagaattaaataatgtaatCACGCATAGAACATATGAAACACTAAAAAAAAGTCCAGTTGAGAATCCTGGAGAGTTTTTTAGGAAATTGTTAACTCATGTTAAAGAAGTTAAAGAATCAAAAGAGATAGAAAATAAGGGAGAGTATTTAATTCTAGGAAATGATAAAATTGAAATAATGGATGCATACGATTTCTTTTTTACAACGAATAGTAATGTAAAATTCATGGAAACATTAGATAGTATATCAAATCAATATGGATTGGGTTTAATTAATGATCTGGGTCCTCATTTAATAG CATTGGGACATTTTATGGTATTAAAATTAGCactaaaaaattataaaaattatttcgaagcaaaaaatacaaaattttttaGTTGGCAAAAAATTTTAGAGTTCAGTTTAACAGATCGATTTAAAATTCTTGATATGATGTGTGATCGTGATGTTGTATATTATTCTCAAGACAAACGTAGAAAAACGTATTTAAATGTAGATACATCGGGGTCATCAATGgaatgtaatatattagagtttttaattcattattttaataaatacCAGTTAGAAATAATTAAAGCTACTCAAGATACGGATTTTGAATTACATGGTATGATGGAACATCagaatataaaagattATTTCTTCTCATTTATGTGTAATGATCCTAAAgaatgtattatttatcataCGAACCAATTTAAAAAGGAAGCTAATGAAGAAAACACGTTTCCTGAAGAACCGAATCGTGAAATAAGTGcttataatttatatttaaattattattatttcatgAAACGTTATAGTTCATAtggaataaaaaaaacattatatgttcatttattaaatttaacTGGACTTTTAA ACTATGATACAAGATCATATGTGACATCTCTCTATTTACCAGGATATTACAACG TCGTTGAAATGTCCTTTACGGAAGATGTTGAGTTCACAACCCTGTTTGATAATTTACTAAAAT GTATTAAAAAGTGTCATAAAGAAGAAACCAACACAAATACTTCATTGATTGAAAGTAATTCATCACATAATTATTTCCTACATGAGATAACAAAGTGTGATTTATGTAAAGGGGCATTTCTATATTCAAATA TGAAATTTGAGGAAGTTCCTTCGATGCTACAAaaattttacatatatttaactGAAGGTCTAAGAATTCAAAAAGtatcatttttaatgaAAACTTTAGATATATATCAAGATTACAGCAATTTTTTGTCTCATGATTTAAATTGGTATACgttcttatttttatttagaCTAACAAGTTTTGAAG AAATTTCAAAAAAGAATGTAGGTGAAGCCATgtatttaaatatacaagACGAGGATTCTTTCCATAAAACCATTACAACGAATTATTGGTTTCCTTCCCCTATAAAAAAGTATTATACTTTATATGTTAGAAAACATCTTccaaataatttattagatg aGTTAGAGAAATTGATGAAAAGTAGTACCttagaaaaaatgaaaaaatcTATAAACTTTTTAGTTCATGTGAACTCATTTTTACAATTAgatttttttcatcaacTTAATGAACCACCTGTAGGATTACCACGTTCATATCCATTATCATTAATTCTTGAACATAAATTTAAAGAATGGATGAATAATTCGCCAGCTGGTTTTTATTTTTCGAATTATCATAATCCttatataagaaaagaATTACACCGTAATGTATTGACGGGAAAATTTGAGCCACctaaaatgaataaatgGAATGAGGTTTTGAAGTCATTAATAGAATGCGCATATGATATGTATTTTGAACAGAGACATGtcaaaaatttatataaaaatcataatatatataatattaataataagataATGTTAATGAGAGATTCAGttgatttatataaaaaaaattttaaggatgttatattttttgctgatatatttaatttaagaaaatatttaacaGCTACACCCCtagtaaaaaaaacatGGGATAgaatgtattattttatttataggAATGCTGGAAATTCtgtaaatttttataaatatggtattatatatggattcaaaataaataaagtaTATTTGAAAGAAGTTGTGGATGAATtatattcaatatataattttaatacaGATATATTTTCAGATACTTCTTTCTTACAAACGGTATATTTGCTCTTTAGAAAAATTGAAGATAGTTACAGGACGCACAGAACAAACGACCATATA AGTGTgaataacatttttttcatgaATGTTGCAAATAATTATTCCAAATTAAGCAATGAAGAAAGAGAAATGGAAATACACAATTCAATGGCATCAAGATATTATTCCAAAACTATGTTTGCTGCTTTTCAAATGTTATTTTCAACTATGTTAAGTAACGATGCAAATAATcttgataaaatatatggaaAAAGTAATAGTATACAGGTAGCAACAAGCACCACTGCATTTCTTACATTTGCTTATGTATATAACGGAAGTATAATGGATAGTTTAACAAATAGATTATTACCACCATATGCAAAAAAACCAATAACGCAATtaaaatatggaaaaacattcgttttttcaaattattttatgttagcctcaaaaatatatgatatgttaaattataaaaatttaagtCTTTTGTGTGAATACCAAGCAGTTGCTAGTGCCAATTATTACTCTGATAAAAAATTAGGACAATTTATTGGCAGAAAATATTTCCCTCTTACTACTTATTATCTATCTCTCAGAATTCGTGCATCATATAGTTGGGTACATGGTCCGGAAAAACCAGGAGGCGAAAATGCAAGAAAAGGTCCAGATGTATCTGGTTCAGGAAATCGTGGAGATCCTACTCCTGgaaaatttttctttaattgGAAATCTGATGCAcctatatatttatatttttactttttctCTAATTTATATCTTGATTCTGCAAAATACTTTCCTGGAGGATTTTCTACTTCATTAAAAGAACAAACTGAACATGTTTCACAGAAGGGTTTTACGAAGAAACCAATAGTTCATGAACCtacaaaaaatttaatacTGAGCGTTACTAATGGATTTATGTATgctttttgtttttattctattataccattatatgcatattttgaaaatgtgaatttttatattataagtaATTTCCGTTTTCTGGATAGATATTATAATGcatttaataaatacttcataaattttttcaaaaCGAAACTTAAAAAGTATACTACCgatgtatttataaaatacGAATACGATGCATATACAAGTATGAAGAAATATGGTTATCTTAATGAAGTTATTGGATCTAGACTTTCCTCCAAGAATAAAAtagtaaaatatatttatgatagCAACGATgatattatgaataatttaaGACGATATGATATGGAAAACAggtttaaaaataaaatgtcAACATATGTAGATGAATATGCCTTTTTTGATGATTGTGGAAAAAATGAAGTGTTTCTAAATGACAGATGTGATTATTGTCCTATTGTTGAAGATTTATATGAACCAGATACAAAAGAATATCAACCACAGACTAGTGATATCCAAAAGGTAACAGATAAAAATACTACATATATTAACTATGAAAAATTACTTGAAGAATCATACTCACAAGAAACTGAATCAGATAATATCGATGATGAAAAGGATGACGATTTACCGGATGATGAATTGATGATTACAAGATTAcaataa